From Frateuria aurantia DSM 6220, one genomic window encodes:
- a CDS encoding M14 family metallopeptidase, producing the protein MSNEAFFPIGTPGQPWGSEEKARWLATQTRKRSYHDEVVREIDDLRTDFEVSEYGRHTYGHDIYPLYAVRSKSWNQALPTVLVTGGVHGYETSGVHGALQFLKTRAGGFADRANLLVVPCVSPWGYEHIQRWNPDAIDPNRSFREDSPAAESAALWALTEPLRGDCLMHIDLHETTDTDDSEFRPALAARDGKPLPPGGIPDGFYLVDDSEHPQRDFQQAIIAAVQAVTHIAPADADGMIIGSPVVAPGVIEYPVKQLGLCAGITHARFVTTTEVYPDSPKATPQQCNDAQVAAICAAINHALAQA; encoded by the coding sequence ATGAGCAACGAGGCATTTTTTCCCATCGGCACGCCCGGACAGCCGTGGGGGAGCGAAGAAAAGGCACGGTGGTTGGCGACCCAGACGCGCAAGCGCAGCTATCACGATGAGGTGGTACGCGAAATCGACGACTTGCGGACCGATTTCGAGGTGAGCGAATATGGCCGACACACCTATGGCCATGATATCTATCCTCTTTATGCTGTGCGAAGCAAGTCCTGGAATCAGGCGCTGCCAACCGTGCTTGTGACGGGCGGCGTCCATGGATATGAAACCAGTGGCGTTCATGGTGCGCTGCAGTTTCTGAAAACACGGGCAGGGGGCTTTGCCGATCGCGCGAATCTGCTGGTGGTGCCTTGCGTCAGCCCCTGGGGCTATGAACACATCCAGCGCTGGAATCCCGATGCCATCGATCCGAACCGTTCATTCCGCGAAGACAGCCCGGCCGCTGAATCGGCAGCCTTGTGGGCGTTGACCGAACCGTTGCGCGGCGACTGCCTGATGCATATCGATCTGCACGAAACCACCGATACCGACGATTCCGAATTCCGGCCGGCGCTGGCCGCGCGTGATGGCAAGCCCTTGCCGCCAGGTGGTATTCCCGACGGGTTTTACCTGGTCGATGACAGCGAGCATCCGCAGCGCGACTTCCAGCAGGCGATCATCGCCGCCGTGCAGGCCGTGACCCATATCGCACCGGCCGATGCGGACGGCATGATCATCGGCAGCCCGGTGGTAGCACCCGGTGTTATCGAATATCCCGTCAAGCAGCTGGGCCTGTGCGCAGGCATTACCCATGCCCGATTCGTGACCACCACCGAAGTCTATCCGGATAGCCCCAAAGCCACGCCGCAGCAATGCAACGATGCCCAGGTCGCCGCGATTTGCGCGGCCATCAATCACGCGCTGGCCCAAGCATAA